One region of Haloprofundus salilacus genomic DNA includes:
- the pfdA gene encoding prefoldin subunit alpha — MGGGGGGQQQLQQLSQELQAIDEEIEELEADVSDLEQEKTEMDEAIEALETLETGSTVQVPLGGGAYVRAEVQDIDEVVVSLGGNYAAEQERDGAIEALRSKQDAVDERIAGVEGEIRDLEDESDEIEQQAQQLQQRLQQQQMQQMQQMQQEESDDE; from the coding sequence ATGGGCGGCGGCGGCGGCGGTCAGCAGCAACTCCAGCAGCTCTCGCAGGAACTGCAGGCAATCGACGAGGAGATAGAGGAACTCGAAGCCGACGTCTCCGACCTCGAACAGGAGAAAACCGAGATGGACGAGGCCATCGAGGCGCTCGAGACGCTCGAAACCGGCTCCACCGTCCAGGTGCCCCTCGGCGGCGGCGCGTACGTCCGCGCGGAAGTTCAGGACATCGACGAGGTCGTCGTCAGCCTCGGCGGCAACTACGCGGCCGAGCAGGAACGCGACGGCGCAATCGAGGCGCTCCGAAGCAAGCAGGACGCCGTCGACGAGCGCATCGCGGGCGTCGAAGGCGAGATTCGCGACCTCGAAGACGAGAGCGACGAGATCGAACAGCAAGCCCAGCAACTTCAACAGCGCCTCCAGCAGCAGCAGATGCAGCAGATGCAGCAGATGCAGCAGGAGGAGAGCGACGACGAGTAA
- a CDS encoding AAA family ATPase: MRVIGTVGLPGSGKGEAATVAREEGVPVVTMGDVIRRECRDRGLDPAQHHGEIAKALREENGPDAIAARSLPLIEEYRKTNETVLVDGLRSNIEVERFEEAFGDEFSLVSIEAPFELRRERVTDRGRDLGEDDGGEGLRARDERELGFGMGEAMERADVRIENTGSLESFRKQIRGIIRGGTESGEKGDADDAAAASEEVSR; the protein is encoded by the coding sequence ATGAGAGTCATCGGTACTGTCGGCCTGCCCGGAAGCGGGAAGGGCGAAGCCGCGACCGTCGCCCGCGAGGAGGGGGTCCCGGTCGTGACGATGGGCGACGTCATCCGCCGGGAGTGTCGAGACCGCGGACTCGACCCCGCGCAACACCACGGCGAGATAGCGAAGGCGCTCCGCGAGGAGAACGGTCCCGACGCCATCGCGGCGCGCTCGCTCCCGCTCATCGAGGAGTACCGCAAGACGAACGAGACGGTGCTCGTCGACGGTCTCCGCTCGAATATCGAAGTCGAGCGCTTCGAGGAGGCGTTCGGCGACGAGTTCTCGCTCGTGAGCATCGAAGCGCCGTTCGAACTCCGACGAGAGCGCGTCACCGACCGCGGCCGCGACCTGGGCGAGGACGACGGCGGCGAGGGACTCCGCGCCCGCGACGAGCGCGAACTCGGCTTCGGGATGGGCGAGGCGATGGAGCGCGCCGACGTCCGCATCGAGAACACCGGTAGCTTGGAGTCGTTTCGCAAGCAGATTCGGGGGATCATCCGCGGCGGAACCGAGTCCGGCGAGAAAGGAGACGCGGACGACGCCGCGGCGGCGAGCGAGGAGGTGTCGCGGTGA
- the rpl18a gene encoding 50S ribosomal protein L18Ae, whose product MSQFTVRGRFRSRDGYRTFTKNIEATNENVAREYALSRFGSEHGLKRMQVELDEVTAQ is encoded by the coding sequence ATGAGTCAGTTTACTGTACGCGGCCGCTTCCGAAGCCGCGACGGCTATCGGACGTTTACGAAGAATATCGAAGCCACAAACGAGAACGTCGCCCGCGAGTACGCCCTCTCGCGCTTCGGCAGCGAACACGGCCTCAAGCGTATGCAGGTCGAACTCGACGAGGTGACCGCACAATGA
- a CDS encoding magnesium transporter has protein sequence MSVRDVVTEAYREALPVLLLSAGGGLFAGVVLGGMESELKRVAGLIVLVPALLATRGNVYGSLGARLASALHQGLVEPYFTLSDRRIRNAVAAALANGVLVSVFAAALAYAVLVVLGRPVATLWTLVGIAIIAGVVSGLLLTVTVLSVVFYGYRRGLNPDTLAGPVVTTTGDVVGMATMLFAARVVLALGGG, from the coding sequence ATGTCCGTCCGCGACGTCGTCACGGAGGCGTACCGAGAGGCGCTGCCGGTGCTCCTTTTGAGCGCCGGCGGCGGACTCTTTGCGGGCGTCGTCCTCGGCGGGATGGAGTCAGAACTCAAACGCGTCGCGGGTCTCATCGTCCTCGTTCCGGCGCTGTTGGCGACGCGCGGCAACGTCTACGGGTCGCTCGGCGCGCGCCTCGCCTCCGCGCTCCACCAGGGTCTCGTCGAACCGTACTTCACGCTCTCGGACCGACGCATCCGCAACGCCGTCGCCGCCGCGCTCGCTAACGGCGTGCTCGTCAGCGTCTTTGCGGCGGCGCTCGCGTACGCCGTGTTGGTCGTCCTCGGGCGACCCGTCGCGACGCTCTGGACGCTCGTCGGCATCGCCATCATCGCCGGTGTTGTCTCCGGCCTGCTTCTCACCGTTACGGTGCTGAGCGTCGTCTTCTACGGCTACCGGCGGGGATTGAACCCCGACACGCTCGCGGGTCCCGTGGTCACGACCACCGGCGACGTCGTCGGGATGGCGACGATGCTGTTCGCCGCCCGCGTCGTCCTCGCGCTGGGGGGTGGCTGA
- a CDS encoding MFS transporter: MSRRLRSLARFDALVLTALIWFLAKFLRYAFPPLFGTFQTEYGVSNAVVGTAFTALMLVYALMQFPSGALADHVGAVTVITVGAVVAAIGALALVPSVPFALVVAAMLLVGIGTGVHKTVAVRLLSQVYPAQTGRALGFLDTLGAFGGVAAPAAVVVLSARADWHAVFLVGGGVGVVLAGAFALRVPKRVPDSRNVAADGSAGLREYVELFRRPRFAIFVLVTVCFSFAYNGAVAFLPLYLERSAGLSAVAASGIYSVLFVVSLVQLLTGEASDRVGRLPIIGFTLGLAAVALAALVAVGEAGFLVLGAVVVAFGLGSHGFRPVRGAYLVAVIPDSVAGGGLGAVRTLLMGAGALAPAVVGILSDTFNFGVAFTALAVSMAAAAALTGVLVLVGGDDDERSSPT; this comes from the coding sequence ATGTCTCGCCGTCTTCGTTCGCTCGCTCGCTTCGACGCGCTCGTTCTGACGGCGCTCATCTGGTTTCTCGCGAAGTTCCTTCGGTACGCCTTCCCGCCGCTGTTCGGGACATTTCAGACCGAGTACGGCGTCTCGAACGCCGTCGTCGGCACGGCGTTCACCGCGCTGATGCTCGTCTACGCGCTGATGCAGTTTCCGTCGGGCGCGCTCGCCGACCACGTCGGCGCGGTGACGGTCATCACCGTCGGGGCCGTCGTCGCCGCCATCGGTGCACTCGCGTTGGTTCCATCTGTCCCCTTCGCGCTCGTCGTCGCCGCGATGCTGCTCGTCGGCATCGGCACCGGCGTCCACAAGACCGTCGCCGTCCGCCTGCTCTCGCAGGTGTACCCCGCGCAGACCGGTCGGGCGCTCGGCTTTCTCGACACGCTGGGCGCGTTCGGCGGCGTCGCGGCTCCCGCCGCCGTCGTCGTGCTGAGCGCCCGTGCCGACTGGCACGCGGTGTTTCTCGTCGGCGGCGGCGTCGGCGTCGTTCTCGCGGGGGCGTTCGCGCTCCGCGTTCCGAAGCGCGTCCCCGACAGCCGAAACGTCGCCGCCGACGGGAGCGCTGGCCTCCGTGAGTACGTCGAGCTGTTCCGTCGGCCGCGCTTTGCGATTTTCGTGCTCGTCACCGTCTGTTTCTCATTCGCGTACAACGGGGCCGTCGCGTTTCTCCCGCTGTATCTCGAACGAAGCGCCGGTCTCTCGGCCGTCGCCGCCAGCGGTATCTACAGCGTGCTGTTCGTCGTCAGCCTCGTCCAGTTGCTCACCGGCGAGGCCAGCGACCGAGTCGGCCGACTCCCCATCATCGGCTTCACGCTCGGTCTCGCCGCGGTCGCGCTCGCCGCGCTCGTCGCCGTCGGCGAAGCGGGTTTCCTCGTCCTCGGGGCCGTCGTCGTCGCGTTCGGTCTCGGATCGCACGGTTTTCGACCGGTGCGGGGCGCGTACCTCGTCGCAGTCATCCCCGACAGCGTCGCGGGCGGCGGGCTCGGCGCAGTGCGGACACTGCTGATGGGCGCGGGGGCGCTCGCTCCCGCGGTCGTCGGAATCCTCTCCGATACGTTCAACTTCGGCGTGGCGTTCACCGCGCTTGCCGTCTCGATGGCTGCCGCCGCAGCGCTGACCGGCGTCCTCGTTCTCGTCGGCGGCGACGACGACGAGCGGTCATCCCCTACGTAG
- the ftsY gene encoding signal recognition particle-docking protein FtsY — translation MFDGLKKKLNSFRKDVEETAEEKAEAEGVDAETADAAATDATEADTAAPADSVDAADTEANSAGSGASEASEPDPTSPQQVHANTVAEATETADPDESAPSAQAVAENAKDPDAKADAAETVAESSAESTPEPVPEESVVEDQEEEQSGPGRLKRAAAFATGRIIIEEEDLEQPLWELEMALLQSDVEMGVAEQMLDTIREKMLGTTRKQVQTTAQLVEEALHDALLDVISVGQFDFDQRIAEADKPVTIIFTGVNGVGKTTSIAKLSEYFEEHGYSTVLANGDTYRAGANEQIRKHAENLDRKLISHEQGGDPAAVIYDAVEYAEAHDIDIVLGDTAGRLHTSNDLMAQLEKIDRVVGPDMTLFVDEAVAGQDAVQRAKKFDETAEIDGAILTKADADSSGGAAISIAYVTGKPILFFGTGQEYDDIERFIPEELVASLLEDEE, via the coding sequence ATGTTCGACGGACTGAAAAAGAAGCTCAACAGCTTCCGCAAAGACGTTGAGGAGACCGCCGAGGAGAAAGCCGAGGCCGAAGGGGTCGACGCCGAGACGGCCGATGCGGCCGCGACGGACGCGACCGAAGCCGACACCGCCGCACCGGCCGATTCCGTCGACGCCGCCGACACCGAGGCGAATTCCGCCGGGAGCGGTGCTTCCGAAGCGTCGGAACCGGACCCGACTTCGCCGCAACAGGTGCACGCCAACACCGTCGCCGAAGCGACCGAGACGGCCGACCCCGACGAGAGCGCACCGTCGGCGCAGGCCGTCGCCGAGAACGCCAAAGATCCCGACGCCAAGGCGGACGCCGCCGAGACCGTCGCCGAATCGTCGGCGGAGTCGACGCCCGAACCGGTTCCCGAGGAGTCCGTCGTCGAAGACCAGGAGGAAGAGCAGTCGGGTCCCGGCCGACTGAAGCGCGCGGCGGCGTTCGCTACCGGCCGCATCATCATCGAGGAGGAGGACCTCGAACAACCGCTGTGGGAACTGGAGATGGCGCTGCTGCAGAGCGACGTAGAGATGGGCGTCGCCGAGCAGATGCTCGACACCATCCGCGAGAAGATGCTCGGTACCACGCGCAAGCAGGTGCAGACGACGGCGCAACTCGTCGAGGAGGCGCTGCACGACGCGCTGCTCGACGTCATCAGCGTCGGCCAATTCGACTTCGACCAGCGCATCGCCGAGGCCGACAAGCCGGTCACTATCATCTTCACCGGCGTCAACGGCGTCGGGAAGACGACGAGCATCGCCAAACTCTCGGAGTACTTCGAAGAACACGGCTACTCGACGGTGCTCGCCAACGGCGACACCTACCGAGCAGGCGCGAACGAGCAGATCCGCAAGCACGCCGAGAACCTCGACCGGAAACTCATCTCCCACGAGCAGGGCGGCGACCCGGCGGCGGTCATCTACGACGCCGTCGAGTACGCCGAGGCCCACGACATCGACATCGTCCTCGGCGACACCGCCGGTCGGCTCCACACCTCCAACGACCTGATGGCGCAGTTGGAGAAGATAGACCGCGTCGTCGGCCCGGACATGACGCTGTTCGTCGACGAAGCGGTCGCCGGACAGGACGCCGTCCAGCGCGCGAAGAAGTTCGACGAGACGGCCGAAATCGACGGCGCAATTCTGACGAAAGCCGACGCCGACTCCTCGGGCGGCGCGGCCATCTCCATCGCCTACGTGACCGGGAAGCCGATTCTCTTCTTCGGAACGGGCCAGGAGTACGACGACATCGAGCGGTTCATCCCCGAAGAACTCGTCGCGAGCCTCCTCGAAGACGAGGAGTAG
- a CDS encoding HPP family protein has translation MPWRRDKPGPASVHAAALMTVLGLTALVTGQPFLFPSLGPSAYVLATGIGDDDSTPRRVVGGHFIGVVAGLATYHLLADGLVATQPVPPFSMAGVRLMTSATVAVGLTTAAMLATDLRHPPACATTLIVGLGLLTSVQESAIIMVAIVLLLIVQQGLLAVRRATGPLTVPSGEGTPEASTQQGDRSVTDESRAGGENN, from the coding sequence ATGCCGTGGCGGCGGGACAAACCGGGGCCGGCGAGCGTCCACGCGGCGGCGCTGATGACCGTTCTCGGACTGACGGCGCTCGTCACCGGACAGCCGTTTCTCTTCCCGAGCCTCGGTCCCTCCGCGTACGTGCTCGCCACCGGCATCGGCGACGACGACAGCACTCCTCGACGTGTCGTCGGCGGCCACTTCATCGGCGTCGTCGCCGGGTTGGCGACCTACCACCTGCTGGCCGACGGACTCGTCGCCACCCAACCCGTCCCTCCGTTCTCGATGGCGGGAGTCCGATTGATGACGAGCGCCACCGTCGCGGTGGGACTGACGACAGCGGCGATGCTCGCCACCGATCTCCGACATCCGCCGGCCTGTGCGACGACGCTCATCGTCGGCCTCGGACTGTTGACGAGCGTACAGGAGTCGGCCATCATCATGGTCGCGATCGTGCTGCTGTTGATCGTCCAGCAGGGGTTGCTGGCTGTCCGCCGCGCGACGGGGCCCCTGACCGTCCCCTCGGGCGAAGGCACGCCGGAAGCGTCGACGCAACAGGGTGACCGAAGCGTCACAGACGAGAGTCGGGCCGGCGGGGAAAACAACTGA
- a CDS encoding HalOD1 output domain-containing protein, which translates to MVPPIHYYRRSDETSLGVDIARAVGERFRVDPASLPPLANSFDAEAAETVLESEADTAVVFTYLGHRITVTNESVITIESPEGGSDRGRLTNGHDV; encoded by the coding sequence ATGGTCCCGCCGATACACTACTACCGTCGGTCGGACGAGACGAGCCTCGGTGTGGATATCGCCAGAGCTGTCGGAGAGCGGTTCCGCGTAGATCCGGCGTCGCTCCCGCCGTTGGCGAACTCGTTCGACGCCGAGGCTGCGGAGACCGTCCTCGAAAGCGAAGCCGACACCGCCGTCGTGTTCACGTATCTGGGTCACCGAATTACGGTCACGAACGAGAGCGTGATTACCATCGAATCGCCTGAAGGCGGGTCGGACAGAGGGCGCTTGACGAACGGTCACGACGTGTGA
- a CDS encoding 50S ribosomal protein L39e produces MSKKSKAKKKRLAKLERQNSRVPTWVMLKTDMQVTRNPKRRNWRRSDTDE; encoded by the coding sequence ATGAGTAAAAAATCGAAAGCCAAGAAGAAGCGGCTGGCGAAACTGGAGCGCCAGAACAGCCGCGTCCCCACGTGGGTCATGCTGAAGACGGACATGCAAGTCACGCGGAACCCCAAGCGTCGCAACTGGCGGCGAAGCGACACTGACGAATAA
- a CDS encoding AIM24 family protein produces MDLDKFLETHGPKEGGDTFERESSKMLDVSLDGSVMAKAGAMVGYTGDISFERKSGGGLTGMLKKKATGEGTVMMQATGTGHLYLADQGKEVQILELDADDEISVNGNDVLAFEESVTWDIKMMNSIAGTSTGGLFNVYLNGPGNVAITTHGEPLVLPTPVSTDPNATVAWSSNVSPSTKRDLNIKSFLGRSSGETFQLHFAGEGGFVVVQPYEERSPQE; encoded by the coding sequence ATGGACTTAGACAAATTCCTCGAAACGCACGGACCGAAAGAGGGCGGAGACACCTTCGAGCGGGAGAGTTCGAAGATGCTCGACGTCTCGCTCGACGGCAGCGTGATGGCGAAAGCCGGGGCGATGGTCGGCTACACCGGCGACATCTCGTTCGAGCGGAAGTCCGGCGGCGGACTGACGGGTATGCTGAAGAAGAAGGCGACCGGCGAGGGTACCGTGATGATGCAGGCGACGGGGACGGGCCACCTCTACCTGGCCGACCAGGGAAAGGAGGTCCAGATTCTCGAACTGGACGCCGACGACGAAATCAGCGTCAACGGCAACGACGTGCTGGCGTTCGAGGAGAGCGTGACGTGGGACATCAAGATGATGAACAGCATCGCGGGCACGTCGACCGGCGGACTGTTCAACGTCTACCTGAATGGACCGGGTAACGTCGCCATCACGACGCACGGCGAACCGCTCGTCCTCCCGACGCCGGTCAGCACCGACCCGAACGCCACGGTCGCCTGGAGCAGCAACGTCTCGCCCAGCACGAAGCGGGACCTGAACATCAAGAGCTTCCTCGGGCGATCGTCCGGGGAGACGTTCCAGCTTCACTTCGCGGGTGAAGGCGGGTTCGTCGTCGTCCAGCCGTACGAAGAGCGGTCACCGCAGGAGTGA
- a CDS encoding signal recognition particle protein Srp54 — protein sequence MVLDNLGSSLRGTLETLQGKTRLSEEDVEAVVREIQRSLLQADVDVSLVMELSDSIKTRALEEEPPGGTSARDHVLKIVYEEMVAIVGESTEIPLEPQTILLAGLQGSGKTTSAAKMAWWFSKKGLRPAVIQTDTFRPGAYDQAKQMCERAEVEFYGDPDESDPVAIAREGLEATEDADVHIVDTAGRHGLEDELIAEIEEIEDLVAPDLSLLVFDAAIGQGAKEQARQFEEAIGIDGVVITKLDGTAKGGGALTAVNETDSSIAFLGTGETVQDIERFEPNGFISRLLGMGDLKQLSERVERAMSETQAEDDDWDPEDIMKGSFTLKDMQKQMEAMNKMGPLDQIMDMIPGLGGGLMDQLPDDAMDVTQNRMRSFEIIMDSMTESEMENPRSVGASQVRRISRGSGRDEETVRELLEQHKMMEQTLKQFQGMGDGDMQRMMKKMEKQGGGGGGMGGFGPF from the coding sequence ATGGTACTCGACAATCTCGGAAGCTCCCTTCGCGGCACGTTGGAGACGCTGCAAGGGAAGACTCGCCTCAGCGAGGAGGACGTGGAGGCAGTCGTTAGGGAAATACAGCGCTCACTCCTCCAGGCCGACGTCGACGTCTCGCTCGTGATGGAGCTGTCGGACAGCATCAAGACCCGCGCGCTGGAGGAGGAACCGCCGGGGGGAACCTCCGCGCGCGACCACGTTCTCAAAATCGTCTACGAGGAGATGGTCGCCATCGTCGGCGAGTCCACGGAGATTCCGCTGGAGCCGCAGACCATCCTGCTGGCGGGGCTGCAGGGGTCAGGGAAGACCACCTCCGCAGCGAAGATGGCGTGGTGGTTCTCGAAGAAGGGGCTGCGACCGGCGGTCATCCAGACCGACACGTTCCGCCCCGGCGCGTACGACCAGGCCAAGCAGATGTGTGAACGCGCGGAGGTAGAGTTCTACGGCGACCCCGACGAGTCCGACCCCGTCGCCATCGCCCGCGAGGGACTCGAAGCGACCGAGGACGCCGACGTCCACATCGTCGACACCGCCGGCCGCCACGGTCTCGAAGACGAACTCATCGCCGAAATCGAAGAGATAGAGGACCTCGTCGCCCCCGACCTGAGCCTCCTCGTGTTCGACGCGGCCATCGGGCAGGGCGCGAAGGAGCAGGCCCGCCAGTTCGAGGAGGCCATCGGCATCGACGGCGTCGTCATCACGAAACTCGACGGGACGGCGAAAGGTGGTGGCGCGCTGACCGCCGTCAACGAGACGGACTCCTCCATCGCCTTCCTCGGGACGGGCGAGACGGTCCAGGACATCGAGCGCTTCGAGCCGAACGGCTTCATCTCCCGACTCTTGGGGATGGGCGACCTCAAACAGCTCTCCGAGCGCGTCGAGCGCGCGATGTCCGAAACCCAGGCCGAGGACGACGACTGGGACCCCGAGGACATCATGAAGGGGTCGTTCACCCTCAAGGACATGCAGAAGCAGATGGAGGCGATGAACAAGATGGGACCGCTCGACCAGATCATGGACATGATTCCCGGTCTCGGCGGCGGGTTGATGGACCAACTGCCCGACGACGCGATGGACGTCACCCAGAACCGTATGCGGAGCTTCGAGATCATCATGGACTCGATGACTGAGTCCGAGATGGAGAACCCCCGGAGCGTCGGCGCGAGTCAGGTCCGCCGCATCTCTCGCGGCAGCGGCAGGGACGAGGAGACCGTGCGCGAACTGCTCGAACAGCACAAGATGATGGAGCAGACGCTCAAGCAGTTCCAGGGGATGGGCGACGGCGACATGCAGCGGATGATGAAGAAGATGGAGAAGCAGGGCGGCGGTGGCGGCGGCATGGGCGGCTTCGGCCCGTTCTGA
- a CDS encoding RNA-binding domain-containing protein, with protein MIYSIDVRIVAPVRDTEVTDRVADAVTNLFPNAELEYEPGQLVAETHSLDAFSDRLHEQEILDTARREFTKRGDDSGFSFALKKQAALKGVINFAVGNPDELGDIEVHVTVRDPSVDEFIDHVAPPTRDGRPVTD; from the coding sequence GTGATCTACAGCATCGACGTTCGAATCGTCGCACCCGTCCGGGATACGGAGGTGACAGACCGCGTCGCCGACGCCGTCACGAACCTCTTTCCGAACGCCGAACTCGAATACGAACCGGGCCAGCTCGTCGCCGAGACGCACTCGCTCGACGCGTTCTCCGACCGCCTGCACGAACAGGAGATACTCGATACCGCCCGCCGCGAGTTCACGAAGCGAGGCGACGACTCCGGCTTTTCGTTCGCGCTGAAGAAGCAGGCGGCGCTGAAGGGCGTCATCAACTTCGCCGTCGGCAACCCGGACGAACTCGGCGACATCGAGGTTCACGTCACCGTCCGCGACCCGAGCGTCGACGAGTTTATCGACCACGTCGCACCGCCGACGAGAGACGGCCGACCAGTTACAGACTGA
- a CDS encoding 50S ribosomal protein L31e, which produces MSASDFEERVVTVPLRGVKKVAVQKRADRAMTIIRQHLAKNFNVDEDAVRLEPSLNEAVWAEGRQNPPRKLRVRAARFDEDGEAVVEAEPAE; this is translated from the coding sequence ATGAGCGCGAGTGATTTCGAAGAACGCGTCGTCACCGTCCCGCTTCGCGGCGTCAAGAAAGTCGCCGTCCAGAAGCGCGCCGACCGCGCGATGACCATCATCCGCCAGCACCTCGCGAAGAACTTCAACGTCGACGAAGACGCCGTCCGCCTCGAACCCTCGCTTAACGAGGCTGTCTGGGCGGAGGGTCGCCAGAACCCGCCGCGTAAGCTTCGCGTCCGCGCCGCACGGTTCGACGAGGACGGCGAGGCCGTCGTCGAAGCCGAACCGGCAGAGTAA
- a CDS encoding magnesium transporter, with protein sequence MRTMLPVLLALTTVELASGLVLDTFQSTLLRYPSLLVLVPVTIGMAGNLGSILAARLSTAFHLGLLDFAPDDDLLLGNAVATVALSLTLFPLVGAGAWLIQTFLAGTALGFLTVVAVAAVSGAVLALLAIVVTLVATYAAYRLELDPDDVVIPVVTNTCDVLGVLVLFGVVRLLV encoded by the coding sequence ATGCGGACGATGCTTCCCGTCCTCCTCGCGTTGACGACGGTCGAACTCGCCAGCGGTCTCGTTCTCGACACGTTCCAGTCGACGCTGCTGCGGTATCCGTCGCTTCTCGTGCTCGTCCCGGTCACCATCGGGATGGCCGGGAATCTGGGGAGCATCCTCGCGGCCCGCCTCTCGACGGCCTTTCACCTCGGCCTGCTCGACTTCGCTCCCGACGACGACTTGCTGTTGGGCAACGCCGTCGCGACCGTCGCGCTCTCGCTGACGCTGTTTCCGCTCGTCGGCGCGGGCGCGTGGCTGATTCAGACGTTCCTCGCGGGGACGGCGCTCGGCTTTCTGACCGTCGTGGCCGTCGCCGCCGTCAGCGGCGCCGTGCTCGCGCTCCTCGCCATCGTCGTCACGCTGGTGGCGACGTACGCCGCCTACCGCCTCGAACTCGACCCGGACGACGTGGTGATTCCCGTCGTCACCAACACGTGCGACGTGCTCGGCGTGCTCGTGCTGTTCGGCGTCGTCCGGTTGCTCGTGTAA
- a CDS encoding translation initiation factor IF-6 — protein sequence MLRASFAGSSYVGVFTRATNDCLLVRPDADDELVSSLADEFDVPAVPTTVGGSGTVGALSMGNENGILVSGRATDRERERIADATDLPVVPLPGRINAAGNVVLANDYGAWVHPDLDDEAVTAVEEALSVPVERGDLGDVRTIGTAAVANNTGVLCHPKSREPELEALEEHLDVYADIGTVNYGAPLVGSGLVANDESYVVGEETTGPELGRIEETLGYID from the coding sequence GTGCTCCGCGCCTCCTTCGCAGGGTCGTCGTACGTCGGCGTCTTCACCCGTGCGACGAACGACTGCCTGCTCGTCCGCCCGGACGCCGACGACGAACTCGTCTCCTCGCTGGCCGACGAGTTCGACGTCCCCGCAGTGCCGACTACAGTCGGCGGGTCGGGAACCGTCGGTGCGCTGTCGATGGGCAACGAGAACGGGATTCTCGTCTCAGGTCGTGCCACCGACCGCGAACGCGAGCGCATCGCCGACGCCACCGACCTGCCGGTCGTCCCGCTGCCGGGACGCATCAACGCCGCCGGAAACGTCGTTCTGGCCAACGACTACGGCGCGTGGGTCCACCCCGACCTCGACGACGAGGCCGTTACCGCCGTCGAGGAGGCGCTTTCGGTCCCGGTCGAGCGCGGCGACCTCGGCGACGTTCGCACCATCGGCACCGCAGCGGTCGCCAACAACACCGGCGTCCTCTGTCACCCAAAATCCCGGGAACCGGAACTGGAGGCGCTCGAAGAACACCTCGACGTGTACGCCGACATCGGCACGGTCAACTACGGCGCGCCGCTGGTCGGCTCCGGACTCGTCGCCAACGACGAAAGCTACGTCGTCGGCGAGGAGACGACCGGGCCGGAACTGGGCCGCATCGAGGAGACGCTCGGTTACATCGACTGA
- a CDS encoding nucleoside recognition protein, protein MQSVVQALDPSFFAEVASRVATITVAIGVGVFLANLAVAFGAVRYITVLAYPLTKPANLPREVGTAILTTTASTTAGYGMLAEFRDSGMLDDRATLVAVTINTFFGFVQHIFTFYAPVLIPILGLRVGLMYVGARAAIALGITLVGILAGALLLSERNVNPASAPDDVDAPDRETQSTDEKLRDAARSTWKQLRRIVPRLAVVYALVTLLVETNSLQALTSVADPLATLVGLPGAAVPVIAVFAFDTTTGAVTIAPQIGTVFTPRQAVATMLLGGIVSFAVSTFKRSIPFQYGIWGASFGSKVVVVNTTLKIVFIGAAVTVLLVP, encoded by the coding sequence GTGCAGTCCGTCGTGCAGGCGCTCGACCCGTCGTTTTTCGCCGAAGTCGCCTCCCGCGTCGCGACCATCACCGTCGCCATCGGTGTCGGCGTCTTCCTCGCCAACCTCGCCGTCGCCTTCGGCGCGGTGCGCTACATCACGGTGCTGGCGTACCCGCTGACGAAACCCGCGAACTTGCCCCGAGAAGTGGGGACGGCGATTCTGACGACCACCGCGTCCACGACGGCCGGGTACGGGATGCTCGCGGAGTTCCGCGACTCGGGGATGCTCGACGACCGCGCGACGCTCGTCGCCGTCACCATCAACACGTTCTTCGGCTTCGTCCAGCACATCTTCACCTTCTACGCGCCGGTGCTGATTCCCATTTTGGGCCTTCGCGTCGGCCTCATGTACGTCGGCGCGCGGGCGGCCATCGCGCTCGGTATCACGCTCGTCGGAATTCTGGCGGGTGCACTGCTGCTGTCGGAGCGCAACGTGAACCCCGCGTCCGCCCCCGACGACGTCGACGCACCCGATCGGGAAACGCAGTCGACGGATGAGAAACTCCGCGACGCGGCGCGGAGCACGTGGAAGCAACTGCGCAGAATCGTCCCTCGTCTCGCGGTCGTCTACGCGCTCGTCACGCTGCTCGTGGAGACGAACTCGCTCCAGGCGCTGACGAGCGTCGCGGACCCGCTGGCGACGCTGGTCGGTCTCCCCGGTGCGGCCGTCCCGGTCATCGCCGTCTTCGCCTTCGACACGACGACGGGCGCGGTGACAATCGCGCCGCAGATCGGCACGGTGTTCACACCGCGACAGGCCGTCGCGACGATGCTCCTCGGCGGTATCGTCTCCTTCGCCGTCTCGACGTTCAAGCGCTCTATCCCCTTTCAGTACGGTATCTGGGGGGCGAGTTTCGGCTCGAAGGTAGTCGTCGTCAACACCACACTGAAAATCGTCTTCATCGGCGCAGCGGTCACGGTGCTGCTCGTCCCCTGA